CCCTGCTGcgtctttctcacacacttttGACTCCTGTAGTAGGTGAGGACTGGTCATGCTGCTTAATGGTATTAATTTGTCAGTCttctctaactgtacacattaCTGTCACATCCAGATACCACTAAACTCTCAGGCAATAAACACCGTAGGACATAGGTGGCTGAGGGCTGTGTGGTTTTATAAAAAAAtgcgtgtctgtgcgcatgcgcacacgtTTGTGAGAGCCAGAGTAAAATCTTGTTGTTTTTCTAAGgaaagatggagaaagtgagacagggGAGGGGTCGCAGTGGGAGTTGGGGTGTGTGGCATTTGGCAGCCTACATCTGtaagcacttacacacacacacacacacacacacacacacacacctctgataCCATGATCCAGACTGTCATCAGGGAGGACCTGCCACTCAGTGTGTGGGCATGCAGGGTCGAGGGGCTTTTATATTGCCAGACACTGctgataagagtgtgtgtgtgtgtgtgtgtgtgtgtgtgtgtgtgcacgatgGATGAACTGTTATATGAAATAGCAGTTTTGCCGCTTCCTTTTCCAAGCAGTTCCAAATCCTGCCACTACGGATTCTGCTCATTAGTGGGCGCGCGCACATCAAGGTAGCCTTCCTGTAGACAGGTTTGCGGACACCCGGCTACAGCCTGCCTGACTGTTCTGCCCTCTCTCCACAGGTATCTGAACCACGTGCGAACAGCGACGCCACAGGACGTAGCTGGCGGTTACACGGCAGGACTCGCCTGCCACCGAGCAATACAGGACGCCTTCAGCGGGCTCTTCCCTTCATTTACATAACACACGcccacctctccctcctccacagAGCACGCTTCCTCTGAGAGCTGAAGGAAAACTTCTGCAGTAGgaattttcttttcctctttttcagaACTGGATTTAAGTTTAAAAATGGGACACTTATTGCTGCTCTTTAGTGCAAGTTGGCTGACTAAAGAGGAAGCACACTGTATTGTACAGATATTTTGTGgatttttgaatgtttgtttaaataaatttccaaaaaacaaatcacattgCTATCTTTGTTGTAATTTTGTTGGTGTCATTCTACAGCGTTAGTTGTAGTAgctgacatgcacacatcccCTGCACCAGATTTCTACTGGATGCCAGTTCTTATGACACAGGGGATAACATACCCAAGCACAGATAACTAGCATTACTTTATGGTATTGGTAGTCTTTTGTGTTACAGATTAGAACaaattttaaagaacatttggatagtttattataaaacaaaataaaacaaaattcctATGGTTCAGATGGGCTTGTGCTATTCTGTTTCCTCACACCTCTGTCTCTTCGGAGATGGCTCCTCTGAATCTGTGGAACGGAGAGACAAAATGATTAGTGTGTGCCAGAGAGAGGCGTGTGAAACTTTAAAGCAAAATTGTGTGATGAAGGCATGTATGCAAAAGTTTAATTACAGCTGCACTCTCAGGCATGTATAGTGTGCATGAGATTTTTTTGCGCTGCATTCCCCTGCTAGGTGCaatctgtttgtgtgcgtgcatgttctTTGTGGAAAGCCTGTGAATATTTGTGCATGCAGCTGTGATGTCACGAGCCTGCTGATTGGACCCACCATCCTCCTTTGAGCTGCTGATTGTGTACAGCACTTCTCGGGGCATGCGGAAGTTCACACACATCATTTCCTTATTGGGTGCCACGTTTCTCACCATATGCACCGAACAGCGCCCCTGCAGGGAAACCCCTAAGCTTGCCTCCGCCCGCTGCACCATGTCCTGCTGGGGATCGTCTTCTTTGGAGAACCCGTAACAGTGCACCTGAGGCATGGTGGCCTCACAGGATAATCCCTGGTCCGGCTCGGGGCCTAACAGTCCCCTGAAGGTGTCCAGGAAGTCCAACGCCAGCGCTGGGAGGTTCATGACCACGTGCACGGCACCCGGGCCTCTCATTAGTCCGGGCAGACGCTCGCGTGCCGGCCCCCGGAGGAACTCGCGTCCGTCCAGGTTAAAGGTCGTGATCGCGGCGTCGACCTTGTTGAGCCGGGCGTTGTGCTGGAGCCAGCGGTGGGCCTCGGGGTTAAGGTCATTGGCGAGCACGACGCAGCCGCGCCGTGCGGCTGGGATGGCGAACGGGCCCACGCCGGCAAACACGTCCAGGACGATGTCACCGCAGCGCAGCAGCGACACCACACGCTCGTGTTCCGTGCTTAGCCGCGGGTTCCAATAGACGCGGGAGAAGTCGAACTCGTACAGCACACCGTTCTCTCTCACCTGGGGccgagagagatggagagaatgagaaaggttgaggaaagagaaaaggggaaaaaagaaaaaatgcattaaagaGGAAAGAGTACAGAATGAAGTCATATGGAGTTGTACTTAAAATCAAAACTATCAATGCATCTTCTTAACTGggaacaaataaaatatcaaagaaaaaaacatttgaaacctAAAACCTTCACGGACATTCATTTAAAGTCCTCTACATCTCCTCCTGAGGTCTTTTGTGGGCTATATAAGGTTCTATATAAAGAAATGATTTTTCTGTGTTAACTCTTATTAGCATTGTGTGAACTGTCCCTTGTCCGATACATCCTGGCCTCACCTTGGCTACCATGTTACTCTCTCCT
This region of Electrophorus electricus isolate fEleEle1 chromosome 11, fEleEle1.pri, whole genome shotgun sequence genomic DNA includes:
- the trmt5 gene encoding tRNA (guanine(37)-N1)-methyltransferase isoform X2, translating into MAGVMLRSVCRLLTLLDGHHCGRVSRPLPYSIPKPQRILEPSTVFREHSAMADPGLYRPPPAVRGMTVLDREAFTQMIHVPALRVPTTVLNKVVKSLKKIALQRPGIKRVVDDGQPVGGSGQHRLLLLDPHCVASAESFGHEETAALTAFGVSPELHRYELQLTYENLKSEEVLRAVLPEGQDVTSGFSRVGHIAHMNLRDHQLPYKSLIGQVIMDKNPGVTCVVNKTNTIDSTYRNFQMEVLAGESNMVAKVRENGVLYEFDFSRVYWNPRLSTEHERVVSLLRCGDIVLDVFAGVGPFAIPAARRGCVVLANDLNPEAHRWLQHNARLNKVDAAITTFNLDGREFLRGPARERLPGLMRGPGAVHVVMNLPALALDFLDTFRGLLGPEPDQGLSCEATMPQVHCYGFSKEDDPQQDMVQRAEASLGVSLQGRCSVHMVRNVAPNKEMMCVNFRMPREVLYTISSSKEDDSEEPSPKRQRCEETE